The Oncorhynchus mykiss isolate Arlee chromosome 20, USDA_OmykA_1.1, whole genome shotgun sequence genome includes a region encoding these proteins:
- the LOC110499580 gene encoding uncharacterized protein LOC110499580, with protein MDALMACLVAMCLCLVLPVSWSQSTHKSEEFINTQPQPAPGVLPQLAPAAAHIQDVLKSKEETEITSKQMYANVGHDNAKLGLFIAAALGIVALMGMVYCIYMQFYTKHQYLHTQLHDDSELTLDLPEAPPVFFHGSVGAMDRKGEVRGSGNGSFISNTPSTISVPPRLSPPPSAVPYLPLFLASYPLRTISVRDLERSFV; from the exons ATGGATGCCCTCATGGCCTGCCTGGTGGCcatgtgtctctgtctggtcCTCCCAGTGAGCTGGTCCCAGAGCACACACAAGTCAGAGGAGTTTATCAATACCCAGCCTCAACCTGCCCCTGGAGTACTACCACAACTGGCTCCTGCAGCAGCACACATCCAGGATGTGCTGAAGAGTAAAGAGGAGACCGAGATCACTTCAAAACAAATGT ATGCGAATGTGGGCCACGACAACGCCAAACTGGGCCTGTTCATAGCTGCTGCCCTGGGAATCGTGGCGCTGATGGGCATGGTCTACTGCATCTACATGCAGTTTTACACCAAGCACCAGTACCTGCACACCCAGCTCCACGATGACTCTG AGTTGACCCTTGACCTCCCAGAGGCACCTCCTGTTTTCTTCCACGGTTCCGTCGGTGCAATGGACAGAAAGGGAGAGGTGCGGGGATCTGGTAATGGATCTTTCATCTCTAACACACCCTCCACCATCTCTGTACCGCCCAGgctgtcccctcctccctccgctGTGCCCTACCTTCCCCTCTTCCTCGCCTCTTACCCTCTCAGGACCATATCTGTTAGAGATCTGGAGAGAAGCTTTGTCTGA